One window from the genome of Entelurus aequoreus isolate RoL-2023_Sb linkage group LG04, RoL_Eaeq_v1.1, whole genome shotgun sequence encodes:
- the LOC133648046 gene encoding zinc finger and BTB domain-containing protein 5-like produces MMDFPGHFQNIFQQLNLQRLHAQLCDCVVEVGGHKFHAHRAILAAGSSHFKALLGSGEDAGGGGPGVMVIDPEVVTPEAFSTLLDMIYTSTLSLGASNVMDVLLAASHLHLNAVVKACKLHLSRKNFPTSAPKGWRSVEVLDEGGVVVVSQSGDESSKHKRKPHEERLGDRKRTCGMPGDEDEVINEEAKIWEGRPDEVEEKYGATMSLDMEEIQLPSQSDSSASGVKVKLGEEGGGEPKMETVEVKKETMTTSSSDRSLAEDCGDLQEQISSLAGGDVGGLQTHLCSDLAGRDAGFEDEGIDSLSELALSCFLNPGHEGETAAMDQEEGFASLAAAATAAAAASDAAGQRGPNTSAQAPDATLLLTSVPLEQILPTQSPGFSDTLILRPAHNSLTGFLSLEAPKGRAASSGTTFRRIAPKVLPESDADPSAALSSAALSSAALSSAALSSAALSSAALSSAALSSAALSSAALSSAALSSATLSSAALSSGPAADDRAPLTRASEDVLSKCKKAAAEDNVLLVEGEKKYACKICSKTFMNLTDCKKHIRVHTGEKPYPCPKCGKRFSQSSHLYKHSKNSSCVNWKDEHSFPDALP; encoded by the coding sequence ATGATGGACTTCCCAGGTCACTTCCAGAACATTTTCCAGCAGCTGAACCTCCAGCGGCTCCACGCTCAGCTGTGCGACTGCGTGGTGGAGGTGGGCGGCCACAAGTTCCACGCTCACCGCGCCATCCTAGCGGCCGGCAGCTCCCACTTCAAGGCCCTTCTCGGCTCGGGCGAGGATGCTGGCGGTGGAGGTCCCGGTGTGATGGTCATCGACCCGGAGGTGGTGACCCCGGAGGCCTTCTCCACGCTGCTCGACATGATCTACACGTCCACCTTGTCGCTCGGGGCCTCCAACGTGATGGACGTGCTGTTGGCCGCCTCGCACCTGCACCTTAACGCCGTGGTAAAGGCTTGCAAGCTGCACCTGTCCAGAAAAAACTTCCCGACTTCGGCGCCCAAAGGCTGGAGGTCTGTGGAAGTGCTCGACGAGGGCGGCGTGGTGGTGGTGAGCCAGTCTGGTGACGAGTCCTCAAAGCACAAGAGAAAGCCTCATGAGGAGAGGTTAGGCGACAGGAAGAGGACCTGCGGAATGCCTGGAGATGAGGACGAGGTTATCAACGAGGAAGCCAAAATCTGGGAGGGACGACCAGATGAGGTGGAGGAGAAATACGGAGCGACCATGTCGTTAGATATGGAGGAGATCCAGCTGCCGAGTCAGTCGGACAGCAGTGCAAGTGGAGTGAAAGTGAAACTGGGGGAGGAAGGCGGAGGAGAGCCCAAGATGGAGACAGTAGAGGTAAAGAAAGAGACTATGACCACTTCCTCTTCTGATCGCTCTCTTGCAGAAGATTGTGGCGATTTACAGGAGCAAATAAGCAGTCTGGCAGGTGGCGACGTGGGCGGTTTACAAACACACCTCTGCTCAGATCTGGCTGGAAGGGATGCTGGGTTTGAAGACGAGGGCATTGACAGCCTGTCTGAGTTGGCCCTGTCCTGCTTCCTAAACCCTGGTCATGAGGGCGAGACAGCAGCTATGGACCAAGAAGAGGGTTTTGCAAGTCTCGCAGCAGCCGCCACTGCAGCAGCCGCCGCCAGTGATGCTGCGGGACAACGGGGTCCCAACACCTCGGCTCAAGCCCCGGACGCGACCTTGCTTTTAACGTCCGTCCCTTTGGAACAAATACTCCCGACACAGAGTCCGGGTTTTAGCGACACGCTCATCCTCCGGCCTGCGCACAACTCCTTGACAGGGTTCCTCAGTCTGGAGGCCCCCAAAGGACGCGCGGCCTCGAGCGGAACGACCTTCCGCCGCATCGCCCCCAAAGTGTTGCCCGAGTCAGACGCGGATCCCTCCGCAGCCTTGTCCTCCGCAGCCTTGTCCTCCGCAGCCTTGTCCTCCGCAGCCTTGTCCTCCGCAGCCTTGTCCTCCGCAGCCTTGTCCTCCGCAGCCTTGTCCTCCGCAGCCTTGTCCTCCGCAGCCTTGTCCTCCGCAGCCTTGTCCTCCGCAACCTTGTCCTCCGCAGCCTTGTCCTCCGGCCCCGCAGCAGATGACAGAGCACCTCTGACCAGAGCGTCGGAGGACGTGCTCTCCAAGTGCAAAAAGGCGGCGGCCGAAGACAACGTGCTCCTGGTGGAAGGGGAGAAGAAGTACGCCTGCAAGATCTGCTCCAAGACATTCATGAACCTGACGGATTGTAAGAAACATATTCGCGTCCACACGGGAGAAAAGCCTTATCCTTGTCCAAAATGTGGGAAACGCTTCAGCCAGTCGTCTCATTTGTACAAACACTCCAAGAATTCCTCCTGCGTGAACTGGAAGGACGAGCATTCTTTCCCAGACGCTCTACCCTGA
- the tomm5 gene encoding mitochondrial import receptor subunit TOM5 homolog produces the protein MFKLEGLGPKMDPEEMKKKMRQDVISSLRNFLIYAALLRATPYVLKKLDSI, from the exons ATGTTCAAATTGGAAGGACTCGGTCCTAAAATGGACCCAGAGGAAATGAAGAAGAAAATGCGACAGGACGTCATTTCATCGTTACGAAACTTTCTTATTTACGCTGCCCTCCTTCGAGCCA CTCCATATGTCCTGAAGAAGTTGGACAGTATATGA